ACATGTAACTAACAGTCTCTCTGCAAATAAATATCCATGATCCAACACGTTGTTCAGGATAAACAACTAATGCATCCACCAAATACCCGAggcaaagcccatgttcgtcGTTCCTACCAAAAAAATAACGCTGCAAAATTTGTGCATTTTCCATGCTCATCTAAGTATGTAAAAGAGGCCACAATTACACAAATTTTGCTACCTGTTATGTACCATACGTCATTGGCGATTAGTCCGCTACGGACAGGAATTATCTTTTTATCGTTCTCGACTAATGCTGAAACCGTCTTATCGTGGTTGTAAATCGATCAAAAGTGGCCAAGCGCGGAATTCAGAATCGTCCAGTCGTGGAGAGAAGAACGAGCTCTCGTCATCTTGTGACGTTGACGCCCATTGTCGGCGGCAAATGAAGACacttccaattggaattgcTCTTCTTCCCTGCCAACGACACTGATTGTTACATTGTTACATACATATGCCTTCATTTCCAACCAAGTGGGGGGAAGGAGGGGGGATTCTCATGACATTTGGAAGCTGTGCCTTGGTTGAGAGTGGAATGACGCCCTAAAGCGTTTTGGCCAAGACAGAGCACACCAACCACGCCCGACGTTTGGACCTTGTCCACGGAAAACGTAAGACGCAGCACAATATTAGCAGGGCAGAATGTCTTCAAACATCTGTGTAGGGTATGTCGTGAaataagacatttttttcttccaaaaaaatgccaagtgcAACCGCATCTCCAATTCTCCATCTAGGAACTGTACGTATCCACAGTATACGTACGAGGTAGGGTATATAGTACGAACTCTTGAGTGCATGGAAGAATCCATGGAAAACACCTGAATGGCCGATGATGAAACAAAGACGCGAAGATGCTGCCACGTTCTCGCTCGCCGTGTTTTTTGTTAGTTAAGGCTCAAGTTCTGCCGTCTCCtgaacttgaaatttgttCAGAATTAGAGCGCACCAAACAGACGGAATGGCACCCGCAAAAACATTAATGGAGCTGGAATTTCGTGGTTGATGACGCAACCAACGCCTTTCTTGTAGAAAGACATGCATGTACAATATTACACGAGCTCTGAGCAACTCTCTTTGGGAGATTCACCTCTCAGAAATCAGCACAGAGGCAAAGCAGTCAAAGATGATCGTTTCAAGGCCCTGGAAGCACATGCACAGTATTGTCAGCTCAAAAATGGCTCGTCATGTCTATCTGTCATTCTATCATTCCGGCAATTCAATAAGATGGGGCTCTGAACGAGAAAAAGAACTTTGTTTTAACAAGAATGCTCGGAAATTAGGGTTCAAAGCAAAGATAGTCCCCGTGAATGCTTCTGATCGCTCTCTGTTGCATATCATtgaggaaaaatgtcaagagtCCGATGGAAAAAAGACCATCGAATCGGTTATTGTATGCTCAACATTCTTAGGTCGATTCGAGTGACTTGAATCATGCATTTTGCCATACTGCCAGTATTCCTGGGTTCATGGATTTATCAACATTGATGCCGTAATGTCAATAAATCGTCCGCCCTTGTTTGCAGACGCTTGCAAATTTGCGTGAGATTTCATTTTGCGAGGATGAAAACTCGCGTTCGCCTCGACGCATTATTAAGTTATTACAGCGGCTTTTAGCTGAAAAAGGCAACTTTAAGTTCGAGTAAATCTCCGATAAAAGAGTTTGACGTCCCAAAAAATCACGCTACATCCTTCGATTGGTTGATGCATTAACTAACGGACTGAACCACTATTCAGTTTATTTGAGATACGTGCAAGGCtatgaaaagtaaaattgaaaattctgatgacacattttttttccctctcatcCGATAAATTGGGTCCAATGTGGACGACAGTACAGTGAGTAGGGTTCTTCTACCGACATAAAATAAAGAGGATGTTTCCTTCGTATACACAATTAAGATATGATTACTTGCATGCTGTCTTCTTcaccttggaaaaaaattgcatcaGCGAGTCAACTGTTCACCCGAAAAATCTACTCTCCAAAACGcacgtgaaaaaaaacttaactTAAAATGTCGTGAGTTAATAGTTCTTGTGTTTTTTCATCTTATGATGTACCTCTTTATGTTCTTGTTCTCAGTGCTCAAATTGCCTTGATATGATTGACAAAGCCGTTTAATGCATTTAAAGTGCAGCATTATTATAAAATATCTACAATTAACCATATTGTctgatttttgccttccaacCAAATTAGGAAATGTTTCTTGTTACCTGGATTGACATGAAAGTTTCCTGTGGGGTCTTCGGTTTGAACCTAAGATGTGTGGAGAGAACATCCATTCATTATGCCTGATGCTCTTAGAATGCTTGGCCAatctaaaatataaatgaatgGAGGACAAGTTTGTCACATTTGGATTAATTATCCCAGTCCATAAGGGTTGGCGAGCCTTCCACCATGGTGCACTTATGCATGCAATCCTGGCCTCAAATACGCGTACTTGATTTCTGCCCATGATCATCTTGACTCTTAGGGGACGCAATGATTTTGAATCTGCGTGTCTGGCTGGCGCTCTCAAACTGCAAGAAAATGCCTTTCATAAACATTGAAAGTATTATTGCGTAGTCCCTTGCTTTCGCGCTCAAATTCAATGTCCAATATAGTAAGCAATACCACTACAAACTAAACAAAAAATGTGCTGTAGTATGAGcgttaaagtttgtttgcatgTATTGAATAGCCGTGACATGATTTATTTTACCCATTGGTAATAATGATGCCTGCAAACCTCCCATTCTTTTATGGAGAAGGACAACACTACTAATGTTCAGTAGTCGTGTAAACCCAAAGAAGGATGATTTGTCGCGGAGCGAATCATGTTGGTTGAACGACTGGAAACCAATCATGAACCCGACGAGATTTGGTGGCGAGCCCGTCAAAACGATCATGCACACATCATGTGATCCTGTGGGCCGGCATTGGTTGGCTCCCCTCGAGACTATAAAGGTAAGTTTCAACTCTGAATTGGCATCACACATCGTTTAGCTGTGCTCAcgaacaattcaaaatgaagtgcttTGTAAGATTCGAATTCGCTCCACTCTGGTCAATAATTCTTGTACAATTTAatgttcttcttctctttgtaTTCCCTCTGGGTTAGGCTGTTCTCGCTACCCTTTTGGTCGCCGATATGGCCACGGCTCAATACGGTTATCAAGGCTACCCCTTGCCGTTGGCTCGATCTGGACTGGCCTACAAGACGGTGTCATCCTTGAGCCATCCCGGAGCCCAAGCCGTCGTGGCTGGACCCGCTCCCGTGGTGAGGATCAATGCTCCTTCCCATTATGAGAACTTGGCCGCACCCCTGGCCTACAACAGCCCCGTTGTGGCTGGCGCCCCTGTTGTCGCCGAAGTTGCTCCTCTGCCCGTCCCTTCGCCCGCCAACCCTTTGTCCAGCTCCCAATACCATTCTCAGGATGAGTTCGGCAACTACGAGTACGGttacaacaacatcaacagtGCCAAGCAAGAGCGAGGAAACGCTTTGGGAGGAGTCGAGGGCTCTTACTCCTATGTGGATGGTCATGGTCTTCCCCAAAAAGTGAACTATGTGGCTGATGATTATGGCTTCCGTGTGTCCGGCTCCAATGTGGTGGCTTCCCCAGCGACTTTGGGCCGCAAGAAGAGGCAAGTGGCTCCTTTGGCTTATGCCGCTCCTTACAATTCGCCCATTGCTCCCGCTGCTTATGCTGGATACGCCCCTTATGCCCCCATTGCCGCTCCTGTTGCTCCTGTGGCTTACGCCACTCCTGTGGTTTCCGCCCCTGCTTCCCGCAAGGCCATCCTGACCACGACTCAATTGAACCCTACCCACGCCGTCTCCTATCGTGTGGACTAAATCTACCAAAGcatctcattttttcaaatctagTTATCGAGTAATCGCGTCTGTAGACGGAGACTCAACTTGTCGGCACAGAACATAGTCGATGTGTGAACaatccaaaatcaaaaataaagctaaacaacttttgtcttatatatcttatttttttt
This DNA window, taken from Tigriopus californicus strain San Diego chromosome 9, Tcal_SD_v2.1, whole genome shotgun sequence, encodes the following:
- the LOC131886311 gene encoding cuticle protein 8-like, giving the protein MKCFAVLATLLVADMATAQYGYQGYPLPLARSGLAYKTVSSLSHPGAQAVVAGPAPVVRINAPSHYENLAAPLAYNSPVVAGAPVVAEVAPLPVPSPANPLSSSQYHSQDEFGNYEYGYNNINSAKQERGNALGGVEGSYSYVDGHGLPQKVNYVADDYGFRVSGSNVVASPATLGRKKRQVAPLAYAAPYNSPIAPAAYAGYAPYAPIAAPVAPVAYATPVVSAPASRKAILTTTQLNPTHAVSYRVD